In Nocardioides luti, the DNA window CCGCAGGGTGAGACCGACGTACGCTCGGACCATGTGCCGCAACATCCGCCCCCTCAACAACTTCGAGCCGCCCGCGACCCGTGACGAGGTCACGGCGGCCGCGCTGCAGTACGTCCGCAAGGTCAGCGGGACGACGAAGCCGTCGCAGGCGAACCAGGCCGCGTTCGACCGCGCCGTCCGCGAGATCGCGCACCTGACCCAGCACCTGCTGGACGACCTCGTGACGACGGCCCCGCCGAAGGACCGCGCCGTCGAGGCCGACAAGGCCCGCGCCCGGGCGGCGCTGCGCTACGCCCGATGACGGTCTCCGGCGACACGACCACCACGGCCGCGTCCACCTCGGCCGCGGCCGCGCTCGACCTGCTCGCCGACCGACCGCTCGTGGTGCTGACCGGCGCCGGGCTCAGCACGGACTCCGGCATCCCGGACTACCGCGGACCCGGCTCGCCGAACCGGACGCCGATGACCTACCAGGAGTTCGTCTCCGGCCCGGAGGCCCGCCGGCGCTATTGGGCGCGCAGCCACCTCGGCTGGGGCCGGATGAAGGGGGCCGAGCCGAACGCCGGCCACCACGCGCTGACCCGGCTGGACCCCGAGCTGCTGATCACCCAGAACGTCGACGGCCTGCACGAGCGGGCCGGCTCGCGGAGCCTGGTCGCCCTGCACGGCCGGATCGCCGACGTGGTCTGCCTGGACTGCCGCGCCACGACCGGGCGGGCCGCCCTGCACGCCCGGCTCCACGAGCTCAACCCCGGCTTCGCCGAGCGCCACGGCGCAGCGGAGAGCCGGCCCGACGGCGACGTCGACCTCGACGACACCGCGGACTTCGTCGTCCCGGGCTGCGCCGACTGCGCGGGGATCCTCAAGCCCGACGTGGTGTTCTTCGGGGAGAACGTCCCCCTCCCCCGCGTCGAGCGGTGCTACGCCGCGGTCGACGCGCTCGCCGCCACCGACGGTGCCCTGCTCGTGGCCGGGTCGTCGCTGACCGTGATGAGCGGCTTCCGGTTCGTACGCCGGGCCGCCCGCGACGGCACGCCGGTCGTCATCGTCAACCGCGGCACGAC includes these proteins:
- a CDS encoding DUF2277 domain-containing protein gives rise to the protein MCRNIRPLNNFEPPATRDEVTAAALQYVRKVSGTTKPSQANQAAFDRAVREIAHLTQHLLDDLVTTAPPKDRAVEADKARARAALRYAR
- a CDS encoding NAD-dependent protein deacetylase yields the protein MTVSGDTTTTAASTSAAAALDLLADRPLVVLTGAGLSTDSGIPDYRGPGSPNRTPMTYQEFVSGPEARRRYWARSHLGWGRMKGAEPNAGHHALTRLDPELLITQNVDGLHERAGSRSLVALHGRIADVVCLDCRATTGRAALHARLHELNPGFAERHGAAESRPDGDVDLDDTADFVVPGCADCAGILKPDVVFFGENVPLPRVERCYAAVDALAATDGALLVAGSSLTVMSGFRFVRRAARDGTPVVIVNRGTTRGDELAAYTLDVGCSEFLTALVERRTA